The window CAAATCCACCCACACCACCGCCCCTCTTTTCCGCACCTGGCTCCCAGCCTGTTATAGCAGCTATGACCAAAATATCAGCACCCCTAATCTTTCCCTTTTCTACCGTAAAACTTTCATCAACATATCCACTCTCACTTAAACCTATCTCCTCTTTTATGCTTCCTAATTCCTCTCTTTCCAAAACCTTAAACCTCTTTGATTGAACAAGGAGAGTGGTTAGCATATCCCTTAATCCATCTCCTGCACCTATATCTTCTTTTTCTGCCTTCCACTCAAATTTAGAAACAGCCAGAGATGCCTTTAGCCCTGAATAGGGAGGAAGCTCTGCCTCCATTGATGTATCAACCCTTGCCTTTGGCTCAGTGGAGGTTGCCGCACAACCACCTATTAACAAACCCAAACCTAAAAAACATATTGCCTTCATTCTTCTATTTTATAAAATTTTCATTCCCTTGTCAACAAGGAGATAA of the bacterium genome contains:
- a CDS encoding CsgG/HfaB family protein encodes the protein MKAICFLGLGLLIGGCAATSTEPKARVDTSMEAELPPYSGLKASLAVSKFEWKAEKEDIGAGDGLRDMLTTLLVQSKRFKVLEREELGSIKEEIGLSESGYVDESFTVEKGKIRGADILVIAAITGWEPGAEKRGGGVGGFGPGWLGALGGAFKKSYLAMDIRIISSATSEVLAATRIEGEAKEVDLGILAGGIFGSLPLGGVLSKYSKTPMEKAIRVCLKEAVKYISENTPKEYFKY